The Nitrospinota bacterium nucleotide sequence AATCCGATGGCGCTGGATAAAGAACTGCTTGACCTGCTTGCCTGCCCGAAGTGCAAGGGCGATTTGACGCTGACCGGGGCGGGAGACGGGCTGATCTGCCCCTCCTGCCGCCTGTTGTACGAAATCAAGGATGAAATACCGGTCATGCTGATCGACGAAGCGTTGCCGCTGGACGAAAACCTCAAGCCGAAAAAGCCCTAGCTGGAAGGGTGATGAAAAACCAT carries:
- a CDS encoding Trm112 family protein, with the protein product MALDKELLDLLACPKCKGDLTLTGAGDGLICPSCRLLYEIKDEIPVMLIDEALPLDENLKPKKP